Below is a window of Pseudoalteromonas undina DNA.
GGTATGACAGATCCCCTAAACGCATTAGTACCAATGGTTGTTGAGCAAACAGCTAAAGGCGAGCGCTCGTTTGATATTTATTCGAGACTATTAAAAGAGCGTATTATCTTTTTAACGGGCCAAGTTGAAGACAACATGGCAAATCTGATTTTAGCGCAAATGCTTTTCTTAGAATCAGAGAACCCAGATAAAGATATCTTCTTATATATCAATTCACCGGGTGGCTCGGTCACTGCGGGAATGGCTATTTACGATACAATGAATTTCATCAAACCTGATGTAAGTACTATTTGTGTGGGCCAAGCGGCTAGCATGGGTGCGTTTTTACTATCTGGTGGTGCAAAGGGTAAACGTTTTTGTTTACCTAATT
It encodes the following:
- the clpP gene encoding ATP-dependent Clp endopeptidase proteolytic subunit ClpP, which encodes MNTGMTDPLNALVPMVVEQTAKGERSFDIYSRLLKERIIFLTGQVEDNMANLILAQMLFLESENPDKDIFLYINSPGGSVTAGMAIYDTMNFIKPDVSTICVGQAASMGAFLLSGGAKGKRFCLPNSRVMIHQPLGGFQGQASDFEIHAKEILSIKDKLNRLMAEHTGQPLDVVSRDTDRDNFMSASQAVDYGIVDSVFTNRGSK